A genomic window from Cytobacillus suaedae includes:
- the atpD gene encoding F0F1 ATP synthase subunit beta: protein MTKGRVTQIMGPVVDVTFDSGHLPEIYNALVIKHKARNENEVDINLTLEVAIHLGDDTVRTVAMSSTDGLVRNIEVTDTGAPISVPVGDVTLGRVFNVLGENIDLDEEIPAGVRRDSIHREAPTFDQLSTEVEILETGIKVVDLLAPYIKGGKIGLFGGAGVGKTVLIQELINNIAQEHGGISVFAGVGERTREGNDLYHEMTDSGVIKKTAMVFGQMNEPPGARMRVALTGLTMAEYFRDDQGQDVLFFIDNIFRFTQAGSEVSALLGRMPSAVGYQPTLATEMGRLQERITSTNVGSVTSIQAIYVPADDYTDPAPATTFAHLDATTNLERKLSEMGIYPAVDPLASTSRALSPEIVGEEHYNVARSVQKTLQRYKELQDIIAILGMDELSDEDKLTVQRARRIQFFLSQNFHVAEQFTGQKGSYVPVKETVKGFREILDGKYDDLPEDAFRLVGRIEEVVEKAAQMA, encoded by the coding sequence ATGACAAAAGGACGCGTTACCCAAATCATGGGTCCGGTTGTAGACGTAACGTTTGATAGCGGACATCTTCCTGAAATTTACAACGCCCTTGTGATTAAACATAAAGCACGCAACGAAAACGAAGTTGATATTAATTTAACTCTTGAAGTTGCAATTCATCTTGGTGATGACACAGTTCGTACTGTAGCGATGTCATCTACAGATGGTCTAGTTCGTAACATCGAAGTTACGGACACTGGTGCTCCGATTTCAGTTCCAGTTGGTGATGTAACTTTAGGTCGTGTATTTAACGTACTAGGTGAAAATATTGACTTAGATGAGGAAATTCCTGCAGGAGTACGTCGTGACTCTATTCACAGAGAAGCTCCAACATTTGATCAACTTTCTACGGAAGTAGAAATTCTTGAAACTGGTATCAAAGTAGTAGATCTTCTTGCACCTTATATCAAAGGTGGAAAAATCGGTCTATTCGGTGGTGCGGGTGTAGGTAAAACGGTTCTTATCCAAGAACTTATCAATAACATCGCTCAAGAGCACGGCGGTATCTCAGTATTCGCTGGTGTAGGTGAGCGTACTCGTGAAGGTAATGACCTTTATCATGAAATGACTGATTCAGGTGTTATCAAGAAAACAGCGATGGTATTCGGACAAATGAACGAGCCACCTGGAGCACGTATGCGTGTTGCTCTAACTGGTCTTACAATGGCAGAATACTTCCGTGATGATCAAGGACAAGACGTGTTATTCTTCATCGATAACATCTTCCGTTTCACACAAGCAGGTTCTGAGGTATCGGCCCTATTAGGTCGTATGCCATCAGCGGTAGGTTACCAACCGACACTTGCTACAGAGATGGGTCGTCTTCAAGAGCGTATCACTTCAACTAACGTTGGTTCTGTTACATCTATCCAAGCAATCTACGTTCCAGCCGATGACTATACGGATCCGGCACCAGCAACAACGTTTGCTCACTTAGATGCTACAACAAACCTTGAGCGTAAGCTTTCAGAGATGGGTATCTACCCTGCGGTGGATCCATTAGCGTCGACTTCTCGTGCGCTATCTCCTGAAATCGTTGGTGAAGAGCACTATAATGTTGCTCGTTCAGTACAAAAAACGCTTCAACGTTACAAAGAGTTACAAGATATTATCGCAATCCTAGGTATGGATGAGCTTTCAGATGAGGATAAATTAACGGTACAACGTGCACGTCGTATCCAATTCTTCTTATCTCAAAACTTCCACGTAGCTGAACAGTTTACTGGACAAAAAGGTTCTTACGTACCTGTTAAAGAAACAGTTAAAGGCTTCAGAGAAATCCTTGACGGTAAATATGACGACCTTCCAGAGGATGCATTCCGTCTAGTAGGACGTATTGAAGAAGTAGTTGAAAAAGCTGCGCAAATGGCTTAA
- a CDS encoding F0F1 ATP synthase subunit gamma — translation MASLRDIKNRITSTKKTSQITKAMEMVSASKFSRAEQNAKAFVPYMEKIQEVVASIALGSTDVSHPMLVKRPVKRTGYLVITSDRGLAGAYNSNILRAAYQTIQKRHKSKDEYAVIAIGRVGREFFRKRGIQVVLDVAGLADQPSFADIKDIANKAVSMFADETFDEIYLYYNHFISAIQHEVTEKKLLPLTNINTEKKLTSYEFEPSQNEILEVLLPQYAESLIYGALLDGKASEHAARMTAMKNATDNAKELINSLTLSYNRARQAAITQEITEIVGGAAALE, via the coding sequence TTGGCATCATTACGTGATATAAAAAATAGAATTACCTCTACTAAGAAAACTAGCCAGATTACTAAGGCGATGGAAATGGTATCTGCATCTAAATTCAGCCGTGCTGAACAAAATGCAAAAGCATTCGTCCCTTACATGGAAAAGATTCAAGAGGTAGTAGCTAGTATCGCACTTGGAAGCACAGATGTTAGTCACCCAATGTTAGTCAAACGACCAGTCAAAAGAACAGGTTATTTGGTTATTACATCTGACCGTGGATTAGCAGGTGCGTATAACAGTAATATTCTTCGTGCGGCTTATCAAACCATTCAGAAACGCCATAAAAGCAAAGATGAGTATGCAGTAATTGCAATTGGTCGTGTCGGACGTGAATTTTTCAGAAAACGTGGAATTCAAGTTGTGTTAGACGTTGCTGGTTTAGCTGACCAACCTTCTTTTGCTGATATTAAGGATATTGCAAACAAAGCGGTTAGCATGTTTGCTGATGAAACATTTGATGAGATCTACTTATATTACAATCACTTCATTAGTGCGATTCAACATGAAGTAACAGAGAAAAAGCTGTTACCATTAACAAACATTAACACTGAGAAAAAGCTAACTTCTTATGAATTCGAACCATCACAAAACGAAATTCTTGAAGTATTGCTTCCTCAGTATGCTGAAAGTCTCATCTACGGCGCACTCTTAGATGGAAAAGCAAGTGAGCACGCTGCTCGTATGACAGCGATGAAAAATGCAACTGATAATGCAAAAGAGCTTATCAACTCACTTACTCTTTCATATAACCGTGCACGTCAGGCTGCAATCACGCAAGAAATTACCGAGATTGTCGGTGGAGCTGCGGCATTAGAATAA
- the atpA gene encoding F0F1 ATP synthase subunit alpha, whose translation MSIKAEEISALIKKQIENYQSEIKVSDVGTVIQVGDGIARAHGLDNVMAGELVEFSNGVMGMAQNLEANNVGIVILGPFTDIREGDEVRRTGRIMEVPVGEALIGRVVNPLGQPVDGLGPIETTKTRPIESPAPGVMDRKSVHEPLQTGIKAIDSLIPIGRGQRELIIGDRQTGKTAVAIDTILNQKNEDMICIYVAIGQKESTVRGVVETLRKNGALDYTIVVTASASQPAPLLFLAPYAGVTMGEEFMYNGKHVLVIYDDLTKQASAYRELSLLLRRPPGREAYPGDVFYLHSRLLERAAKLSDAKGGGSLTALPFIETQAGDVSAYIPTNVISITDGQIFLQSDLFFSGVRPAVNAGLSVSRVGGSAQINAMKKVSGTLRLDLASYRELEAFAQFGSDLDKATQAKLNRGARTVEVLKQGLNKPIAVEKQVSILYALTRGFLDAIPVEDITRFESEFYLWLEHNRKEILTTIKSTGKLPEDADMQAAINDFKKTFAVTE comes from the coding sequence ATGAGCATCAAAGCTGAAGAAATTAGTGCGCTGATTAAAAAGCAAATCGAAAATTATCAGTCTGAAATTAAAGTGAGTGATGTGGGTACAGTTATCCAAGTTGGTGACGGTATTGCGCGTGCTCATGGCCTCGACAATGTCATGGCTGGAGAACTTGTTGAATTTTCGAACGGTGTCATGGGAATGGCACAAAACTTAGAAGCAAACAACGTAGGTATCGTAATTCTTGGACCTTTCACTGACATTCGTGAAGGTGACGAGGTTCGTCGTACAGGCCGTATCATGGAGGTTCCTGTAGGTGAAGCGTTAATCGGACGTGTAGTTAATCCACTTGGTCAACCAGTAGATGGATTAGGTCCAATTGAAACAACAAAAACTCGTCCTATCGAAAGCCCAGCACCAGGAGTAATGGATCGTAAATCAGTACATGAGCCATTACAAACTGGTATTAAAGCGATTGATTCATTAATTCCAATCGGCCGTGGTCAACGTGAGTTAATCATCGGTGACCGTCAAACTGGTAAAACAGCAGTTGCGATTGATACAATCCTTAACCAAAAAAATGAGGATATGATTTGTATCTATGTTGCAATTGGACAAAAAGAATCAACAGTTCGTGGAGTTGTTGAAACTTTACGTAAAAACGGTGCATTAGATTACACAATCGTTGTAACAGCTTCTGCATCACAACCTGCTCCATTATTATTCTTAGCTCCTTATGCTGGGGTAACAATGGGTGAAGAGTTCATGTACAATGGTAAGCACGTTTTAGTTATCTATGATGACTTAACAAAACAAGCGTCTGCATACCGTGAACTTTCATTACTACTTCGTCGTCCTCCAGGTCGTGAAGCATATCCAGGGGATGTATTCTACCTACACAGTCGCTTACTTGAGCGTGCAGCTAAATTAAGTGATGCAAAAGGTGGCGGATCATTAACAGCTCTACCGTTTATTGAAACACAAGCTGGTGACGTATCTGCATATATTCCTACAAACGTTATCTCGATCACTGATGGACAAATTTTCTTACAATCAGATCTTTTCTTCTCGGGTGTACGTCCTGCTGTTAACGCAGGTTTATCCGTATCACGTGTAGGAGGATCTGCTCAAATCAACGCAATGAAAAAGGTATCTGGTACATTACGTCTTGACTTAGCTTCTTACCGTGAGTTAGAAGCATTTGCTCAATTCGGTTCAGACCTTGATAAAGCAACTCAAGCAAAACTTAACCGTGGTGCACGTACTGTAGAAGTACTAAAACAAGGATTAAACAAGCCAATCGCAGTTGAAAAGCAAGTTTCAATTCTTTATGCACTTACACGTGGATTCTTAGATGCAATCCCTGTAGAAGATATCACTCGTTTTGAGTCAGAATTCTACCTGTGGTTAGAGCATAACCGCAAAGAAATTCTTACTACAATCAAATCTACTGGAAAACTTCCAGAAGATGCTGATATGCAAGCAGCGATTAATGACTTTAAGAAAACTTTTGCTGTTACAGAATAA